The following is a genomic window from Myxococcales bacterium.
TTCTGTGTCACCGATATTGGTAGCGTTGGGCAGTTTCCTGAAATTCTTGATGGCCGTGTAAAAACCCTAAACCCACGAATTCACGCAGGAATTTTATGTGATCGCTCCAAAACTGATCACGTGGATACTCTAACCCAACTCGATATTCCCCCCATCGATCTTGTTGTATGCAATCTCTATCCCTTTTCTCAGGTTGCCACCTCCCACCCTGACGACTTAGCTAAAATGATTGAGCACATTGATATTGGTGGACCAACGATGTTGCGAGCTGCTGCCAAAAACCATCAACATGTTGTCGTTTTAAATAATCCTTACTCCTATAACAATTTCATTGAGCACTACAAAATTCATCAAGGCACGACACTGGATTTTCGCCAAGACTGCGCAGTCCAGGTATTTAGAGAAACCAATCAATACGATGCATATATCGAAAAGACGCTGATACAAAAATTTTCTGCACCTCAAACTAAAAGCCCAAGCTTTTCATATACTCATTGCCATTCTCTTCGCTATGGAGAAAATCCTCATCAACAGGCGTCATTGTACAAAGATGAGTCCATACTCGATACCGAGCTCAACTTATCTAAAGTCTCTCCTCTGCAAGGCAAAGAACTTTCCTATAATAATTTTCTTGATATGCAAAATGCAGTATGGGCACTTAGATGTCTAATGGAAAACAACACTTCAGCAACAACTGGCGCTGTGGTGATCAAACATGGAATTCCTTGCGGTGCTGCTTTGAGCAACAATCAAAGTGAGTCTCTAAAAATGGCTATCGCCTGTGATGAAAAAAGTGCCTTCGGAGGAATCATTGCTCTTTCGAATAGCTGCGATGAGCATAGTGCTCACCTTATAACTGCTGGATTTTTTGAAGTAGTCATAGCTAAAGAATTTAGTGATACAGCACTTAATATTTTGACAAAGAAACCACAGCTTCGTTTAGTAGCTCTTAAAAATATTCTCTCAGCTAAACTTCCTCATTTTGCCACTCGAAGTATTTTTGG
Proteins encoded in this region:
- the purH gene encoding bifunctional phosphoribosylaminoimidazolecarboxamide formyltransferase/IMP cyclohydrolase encodes the protein MTKSTPIARALISVFDKSNLLQLATFLKEQNILMISTGGTARFLEQNNFCVTDIGSVGQFPEILDGRVKTLNPRIHAGILCDRSKTDHVDTLTQLDIPPIDLVVCNLYPFSQVATSHPDDLAKMIEHIDIGGPTMLRAAAKNHQHVVVLNNPYSYNNFIEHYKIHQGTTLDFRQDCAVQVFRETNQYDAYIEKTLIQKFSAPQTKSPSFSYTHCHSLRYGENPHQQASLYKDESILDTELNLSKVSPLQGKELSYNNFLDMQNAVWALRCLMENNTSATTGAVVIKHGIPCGAALSNNQSESLKMAIACDEKSAFGGIIALSNSCDEHSAHLITAGFFEVVIAKEFSDTALNILTKKPQLRLVALKNILSAKLPHFATRSIFGGALVQDYDSAQINKETWSIVTRKQPSDVDMAAMEFAFRMVIPTPSNAITIASSCKLLGVGAGQPNRVQSTKLAIEGAKERDFCLEHAALASDAFFPFDDSIRYAAQHGIKLIIQPGGSIKDKDVIKTADELGLCMLFTHQRHFKH